From the genome of Arthrobacter sp. ERGS1:01:
GAGCTGGTCCCGCTGTCCTTTGAGACGCAGTGGGCCGAGATCCAGTCCAAGATGTCCCGGCACCCCGAACCGGGGGAGGCCATCCGGCTGATCCGGTTGATCCGGCAGCGGGAGATCCTGCGCATCGCCATCGCCGACTGCTCGGGGCTCTTGGGCCAGGACGACGTCGCCTCCGCACTCAGTGACGCCGACCGGGCCGCCGTGCTGGGCGCCCTGCTCGTGGCGGAATCGGCCGTCTATGCCGGGGAGCCGCCGCTGACCCGCGTGCTGGTGGTGGCCATGGGCCGGCAGGGTGGCCGGGAGATCGCCTACGGCTCCGACGCCGACGTCCTCTTTGTCCACCGCCCCGTCCAGGACGGGCCCGGCGCGGAGGAGGCTGCGGGGGAGCAGGCGCGGGCCATCGTGGCCAAGCTGACGGCCATGCTGACCCAGCCCGTCCGCCCGGCAATCCAGGCCGAACGGGTGCTCAGCGTCGACGCCGATCTCCGGCCCGAAGGCAAGAGCGGGCCCCTGGTGCGCTCCCTCGAGGCCTACCGGGAATACTATTCGCGCTGGTCCTCGCCCTGGGAGGCGCAGGCCCTGCTGCGCGCCCGGCCGCTGGCCGGTTCCGATGACCTCGCCGCCGACTTCGTGGCCATGGCGGACCCCATCCGGTACCCGGCCGTGCTGCCGGACGCCGCGCTCCGGGAAATCAAGCTGCTCAAGGCTCGCATGGAGTCCGAGCGGCTTCCCCGCGGGGCCGATCCGGCCCGGCACGTGAAGTTGGGGCGCGGCGGACTCAGCGACGTCGAATGGCTTGTGCAGCTGTGGCAGTTGCAACACGCCCACCACCACGAGGGACTGCGCACCACCGCGACCCTCCCGGCCCTGCATGCGGCCACGGAGCTGGGACTGGTGGAGGCCGACGACGCCGAACTGCTCGAAGCCGCATGGCGGCTGGCCGGGAAGATCCGCAACGCCAACGTCATCTGGACCGGGAAAACCTCCGACCTCCTGCCCTCCGCACGCGGCGATCTGGAGGCCGTGGCCCGCTGGTGCGGCTACGAGCCCGGCCACGCGGCCCGTTTCGAGGAGGACTACCTTGGCCTGACCCGCCGCTGCCGGGCCGTGTTTGAACGGCTGTTCTACGGCTAGGGCAGTCCCTGGGCGTCCAGCAGGGCTCGGGTGTGGGCCAGGATGCCCGTCACGGGCGCGCCCGTGACAAGCTCGCCGTCGCGCTCGAAGCCCTCCTCGCGGCCCGCGAGGTCCCGCACCAGCCGGCCCTTCCACAGGGCCAGCAGTTCGGCGTATTCGGGGAGCGGGGCGAGGTTGTGCATTTCGCCGGGGTCGGCGTCGAGGTCGAAAAGCTCCTCGGTGCCCCATTCCGAAGCCCACAGATACTTCACATGGCCGTCGGTCACCCACTGCAGGGACTGGCCAAAGTAGACGTGCTCGCCGTGCAGCCACTTACGCCACGGAACTGCCGGCGCCGCCTCGGCGGGCGCCGGGGCCGGCGTCGGCCGCAGGAACGGCACCAGGGAACGGCCGTCGCAGCTTTCCGGAATCGGCACGCCCGCCAGCTCCAACAGGGTTGGCATGAGGTCGCGCAGCTCGACCACCTCATCCACCACGGCACCCCTGACGGCGTCGGCGTCGGACGGGGCCGGGGCCACGATGAACGGCACCCGGGCCGAGCCCTCGTAACCGACGGCCTTGCGATAAAAATCGTGGTCGCCCAGCATCTCGCCATGATCGGAGGTGAACGCAACGATCGTGTCCCGGGCCAGGCCAAACTCATTCAGCGCCTCAAAAAGCCGCATCAGCTGCAAATCGATATGGGTCATCAGCCCGTAGTAGCCGGCCCGGGCGCGGTGCGTGACGGCTTCGGACAAGGTGCCGAAGGCCAGCTGGTGGTTGCCGTTGGTCCGCACGGATTCATAGTGGTGTTCCCAGTCGCCGAGCCTGCGCTTGAAGGCCGGCAGGTCAAGGTACATCTCCATGGCCCAGGCGGGCGGGTCGTAGGGCGGGTGCGGGCGGTGGAAGGACAGGTAGAGGAAGAACGGGACGGTGGGGTCCCGGCGGAACAGCCATTCCACGGCCTGCGAACCCGTCCACGACGTCGGGTGCAGGCGCTCGGCCTTGTCCCAGGGCCGGGCCACGGTGGAATTGCAGCCGGCGCCGTGGTCAAAGTATTCCTCGTCGGGGCTGACGCCCGGTTGCCGGCGCAGCCACGGCACATAGTCGTCAAAGTACTTGAAGTTCAGCTTGTGTTCGGCCCGGGCCGCGTGCAGGAAACCGTCGTGAAGCACGACGTCGTCAAAGCCCACCCGGCTGCGTTCGGGGTACACGTGCATCTTCCCGATGGCCTGGGTCTGGTAACCGGCCTTGCGGAACTCGCCCTGCAATGTCACGGGGTGGGCAACGTCGAAGGGGACGCCCTCCTGGTAGCCGACCCGCCCGTGGCGTTCCTGGGACTGGCCGGTAAACAAGGCGACCCGGGCCGGCACGCAGGTGGGCGTGGCCGAATAGGCGTGCCGGAAACGGGCGCCCTTGCCGGCCAGCTCGTCCAGATGCGGGGTCTGCACATGGGGGTGCCCCTCCGCGCCGAGGCAGTCGCCGCGCCACTCGTCGGCGCAGATCAGGATCACATTGGCTCGGCCCATGTGTGGTTCCCTTCCAGTCACTCCCCGTGGCGGGAACTTGTAGGACATTATCGCTTCAGCCTAGTGCGGCACGATGGCGGGATGCGTTTTCCCTTTGTGAAACCGGCAAAAGTTACGTGACACAGGGGGTGGACTTTAGTGCGCCGGGTGGACGAAACTAAAGAAGACAAGTGCGTAGTTCTCATATATGCCTGCCAATCCGCGCTAGCGCGCGGTCGTTTGGGGCCAAATGGCCGGTCGAAAATTACTCTTGAGGGGTTTCCATGAAGAGACGTCAACCAGTGGGGCACGCTCGGATCGGCATTGCTGCCGCGTTCGGTGCCCTTTTCGCTATTTTTGCCATGTTCTTCGGAGTTGGTGGCGCTTCGGCGGCAACGACCCCGCAGGGCCCGTGGATCTGGCCGCATTCGGCGGTTGTTGCGGCGCCGGCCGCACAGGGTCCGTGGATCTGGCCGAACGCCGTGAAGGCTGACCAGGGCACCCAGTTGGTGCCGTGGATCTGGCCGAACGCCGTGAAGGCTGACCAGGGCACCCAGTTGGTGCCGTGGATCTGGCCGAACGCGGTCAAGGCTGACCAGGGCACCCAGTTGGTGCCGTGGATCTGGCCGAACGCGGTCAAGGCTGACCAGGGCACCCAGTTGGTGCCGTGGATCTGGCCGAACGCGGTCAAGGCTGACCAGGGCACCCAGTTGGTGCCGTGGATCTGGCCGAACGCCGCCAAGGGTGGAACGTCGACCCAGTTGGTGCCGTGGATCTGGCCCAACGCAGCCAAGGGTGGCACGCTCACCAGCGCCTAGCCACCACAGTATGTGGTGAAGGTGGTCGGCCGGGATTCCTGGCCGGCCACCTTTTTCATGTCAGCACGGCCCATCAGCGGCGTCGTCGATAGTGGTTGGCGGGAGGGAGTCGTTGGCAAGGCCCACAATTTAGGTGACTGATTATTGTGATCATGACCAAAGCAATGAGGCGTGGATCACACTATATTTGAGAATGTGCCGCGCAACCCCGCTGAGGGCACGATGAACCACTTGGATCCTGGCCCGCACCACCAATGACGGGAATGGCGAAAAGTTTTGTCCCGCCAGATTTTCGAATTCCGCCACCGGCGCGCCCGTGCCGGCGGCGGCTTCGGTCCAGGAGTCAAAGGAGACCCTGCCATGCCGTCCACACTCACCGCCAGCCGTCCAGTCGTTACCCCGATCCGCACCGATCCCGGCCCGCGCCCCATCGTCCAAACCCCGGTCAAAGTGACGGACCACTTCGCCACCTGTGAGGACGAATGCCCCTACTGCTGGGGCCCGGAAACCGACTAAACGCCGTTCCGTCCCGCGATACGCATAGAATTTACCTTTGACCGCTGCGTGTGGGGGCACTGTCCACGCCGCACAGTGCCGTGAAAACATGCCAAAAAGCCCTGGCATGCCGCCGCGAACCGCACCAAAAATCTAAGGATGGTTCTTGATCTTGAACACTTACCGATTGGCCACCAGACGTGGGAGGGCCGCGCTCGGCGCCGCACTGACCGTCATGGCCCTGTTCCTGGGCATGGCCTCAGCCACCGCCGTGGTCCCCGCCAGCCAATCCGCGGCACCCGCTGTGGCACCCGTCGTCGCACCGGCCGCAGGAGTGCAGGGCAAGACCTTCACCATCGGCACCGACACCACGTTCGCACCGTTTGAATTCCACAACGGCAGCGGCGACCTGGTGGGCATCGACATGGACCTGATCCGGGCCATTGCCAAGGAGCAGGGTTTCTCCGTCAACATCAAGTCCCTCGGCTTCGACGCGGCCCTCCAGGCGCTGCAGTCCAACCAGGTGGACGGCGTCATTGCCGGCATGTCCATTACGGACAAGCGCAAACTGGTCTTCGACTTCTCGGACCCCTACTTCACCTCGGGCATCCAGATGGCCGTGGCGAAGGGCAACGACTCCATCAAGTCCTACGCCGACCTCAAGGGCAAGACGGTTGCCGTCAAGCGCGGCAGCGAGGGCGAGACGTTTGCCAACTCGATCAAGGCCAAGTACGACTTCACGGTCAAGGCACTGGACCAGTCCGCCACCATGTACGACGACGTCAAGGCCGGCAACTCCGTGGCCGTCTTCGACGACTACCCGGTCCTGGCCTATGGCATCAGCCAGAACAACGGCCTGAAGATCGTCACGCCCAAGGAGCAGGGCAGCTCGTACGGTTTCGCCGTCAACAAGGGCCAGAACGCCGATCTCCTCGCCGCGTTCAACACCGGCCTGGCCCATTTGAAGGCCGACGGCCAATACCAGGCGATCCTGGACAAGTATCTGGCCGCCCCCGAAGCCGCGGCCAACACCAGCTTCTGGAGCTTGTTGACCAACAGCTTCCCGGCGCTCATGAAGGGCCTGGGCCTGACCCTGCTGGCCACGGCCCTGAGCCTCGTGATCGCCCTGGTCCTGGGTGTCCTGTTCGGATTTTTCAAGGTGGGCGAGAACAAGATCCTGCGTGCCGTGGCCACGATCTACGTAGCCATCTTCCGCGGCACCCCGCTGCTGGTCCAGGCGTTCTTCTTCTACTTCGGCCTGCCGCAGCTGACGGGAGTCCCGCTGCCCGTGCTGACCGCGGGCGTGCTCACACTGAGCCTGAACGCCGGTGCCTACATGACGGAGATCGTCCGCGGCGGCATCCAGTCGGTTGATCCCGGCCAGCTCGAAGCCAGCCGCAGCCTTGGGCTCAGCTATGCGACCTCGATGCGCCGCGTAGTGGTTCCGCAGGCCATCAAGATCATGACGCCGTCGTTCATCAACCAGTTCGTCATCACGCTCAAGGACACGTCCCTGCTGGCCGTCATCGGCTTCGCGGAACTGACCTACCAGGGCCAGCAGATCTACGCGTCCAACTTCCGCACCGGTGAAACGCTGCTGATCGTTGCCGCAATCTACTTCGTCGTGATCACGCTGCTGACCCAGCTTTCCAACGTCCTGGACAGGAAGTTCAACAAATGAGCCAGCCGAACCCCAAAATCAGTGTCAAGGGCCTGAAGAAGTCCTTCGGCTCCAACGAGGTGCTCAAGGGCCTCGACGTCGACATCGCCGAGGGTGAGGTGGTCTGTGTGATCGGCCCCTCCGGTTCCGGAAAGTCCACGTTCCTGCGCTGCCTGAACAAGCTCGAGGACATCACCGGCGGCACCGTCGTGGTGAACGGCTTCGATTTGACCGAACCCAAGGTGGACCTGAACGCGGTCCGGCAGAACATCGGCATGGTGTTCCAGCACTTCAACCTGTTCCCGCACATGACGGTCATCCAGAACATCATGCTGGCACCCGTGGAGCTGAAGAAGTCCGACAAGGCGGGGGCCCGGGCCAAGGCCCTGGAACTCCTCAAGCGGGTGGGCCTGGAGGAAAAGGCCGACGCCCGTCCGGCGTCGCTCTCCGGCGGCCAGAAGCAGCGTGTGGCGATTGCCCGCGCCCTCGCCATGAACCCCGGCATCATGCTCTTCGACGAGGCCACCAGCGCCCTGGACCCCGAAATGGTGGGGGAGGTCCTGCAGGTCATCAAGGACCTGGCCAAGGAAGGCATGACCATGGTGGTGGTCACGCACGAGATGGGCTTCGCCCGCGAAGTCTCCGACAGGGTCATCTTCATGGCGGACGGCTTCATCTGCGAGGAAGGCACCCCGGAGGCCATCTTCTCCAACGCACAGCAGCCGCGCCTGCAGGACTTCCTGGCCAAGGTCCTCTAGCCTGCTTGAGGGGGTGGCCGTCGCCGGCGGCCACCCCCGGCCGCAGCGTCCGGCGTGCGGCCGCCCCAACACTCCCAACGGGACGAGGAATCGCATGGACATGCAGGCCACCCTGGAGGAGATCGTGAAAGCCGTGGCGCCGCTGAAGGGCCAGGGCACCGTGGCGTCCTACATTCCCAGCCTGGGCGGCGTCCCGCCGGAAAAGTTCGGGATCTGCGTGGCCATGGCCGACGGCCCCGTGTACGGTGCGGGGGACTGGCATGAGCCGTTCTCCATCCAAAGCATCTCCAAGGTGTTCTCGCTGGCCCTGGTCATGGCCCGCGACTACGACTCCATCTGGAAGCGTGTGTTCCGTGAACCCTCCGGCACGCCGTTCAACTCACTGGTCCAGTTGGAGGCCGACAAGGGGATCCCGCGCAACCCGTTCATCAACGCCGGGGCCATTGTGGTCACCGACCGGCTGCTGACGCTCACGGGCGACGCCGCCGGCTCCATCCGCGGCCTGCTCCGCCAGGAGGCCGGCAACCCCACGATCGACATCGACGCCACGGTGGCCGCCTCGGAGGCCCGGCACGGGCACCGGAACGCCGCCATGGCGCACCTGCTGGCCAGCTTCGGCAACCTGGAAAACCCCGTCGACGACGTCCTGGCCAACTACTTCGACCAATGTGCGTTGGCCATGTGCTGCGAAGACCTGGCCCTGTCGGCGAGGTTCCTGGCCCGCCAGGGAGTATCCACGGGCGGGTCGCCGTTCCTGAGCCCCAACCAGAGCAAGCGGGTCAACGCCGTCATGCTCACCTGCGGAACCTACGACGCGGCGGGGGAGTTCGCCTACCGGGTGGGGCTGCCCGGCAAGAGCGGGGTGGGCGGCGGCATCGTCGCCATTGTTCCGGGCCGCTGTTCCATCGCGGTCTGGGGGCCCGAGCTGGATGCCAACGGAAACTCGGTGGTTGGTACGGCCGCCCTCGATGAGTTCACCACCCGCACCGGCTGGTCGGTCTTCTAGTCTCGGTGGTTGAGCCTGTCGAAACCCCGGGCCGGCACCCGGCTACGATTTATCCATGACCACTACCGCCGGCTCCGTGACCCTGCAGCCCCTCAAAGCGTCCGACGGCGTCCACCGGGAGCGGCTGCTGGCCGGCATTGCCGCCCTGGAGCTGGCTCCCGGCCAGGACGCCTTCGTGGGCGACCCTGTCGGCATGGTCGACGCATCCCTGGCAGACCCCTCCCGCCATCCCTTCGCCATCGTTGCGGGCACGCCCGACGAAGTGGTGGGCATGGGCGTGCTCCATGTGGACGCGGCCACCGACACTGGCTGGCCGGATAGGGACAGCGCCGTGCTGTTGCGCGGATTCCTGATAGACCACCGCCATCAGGGCCGCGGGTACGGCAGGGAGGCTACCGCGGCCGCCGTCGGGCTCGCCGAGGAACTGGCGCGGGAGTTGGCGCTTCCGGCGGCCGGCGTCGTGCTGGGTGTCAACGAGCGCAACCTGGCCGGCTACGCGGCTTACACAAAAGCGGGTTTTGCGCCCCGCGGAACCTTCCATGGCGGCCGGTCCGGTCCGCAACACATCATGTTCCGTCCGTTCGTCAACAAACATTGACGCGCCTCCTGGCGTCAACTATTGTTGACGCCAGGAGGCGCGTGGAAATGAACACTGTGGTGGGATCGATGGACGGCAAGGGACCCGCGGAGGCGCTGTATGCCGTGGCCGAGGCGCGCAAGGATCTGGCCCGCACGGAATCGGAAATGGTGGCCCGGGCCCGGGCTGCCGGGCTGTCCTGGGAAGCAATTGCGCTGTGCCTGGGGGTCAGCAAGCAGGCCGTGCACAGGAAGTTCGGGAAACGCTAAGGAACATGCTTAGGGGCCGTCGTCGTGCAGTTGCCTTAAAAAGTTGAGGGGCGGATCCCCACCAAATATCTGGTGGAGATCCGCCCCTCAATTTGTGGCTGCTAGCAGCCGTAGTAGAGCTCGAAGTCCCAAAGGGTGGTTGAACTTGGTTGGCAACAGCCGACGGCCGCGTGTTCTAGGGCTTTTTGGTGTTGGGGGCGATTGGCTTTAACCGGGCAGTTGCGGACCTCTTGCGGACTGTTTGCGGACTGGATAGCCGACGCGTCGTAGACGGTAAGGGGCCAGGCCGATATGTTGCAAGTATGACCACATCTCATGAAGCCCCTGCAGTGCGGCTCCTCCGGCAGTTCAGCCTAGACTCTCGCGAATGGGAAGACACAGTGACCAAATGGAAATTGGAGCCAATCCTTCTCGAAGTCATGGGGGATCTTGCTGAGATTCTTGGGACACAAGAAACTCGGCTTTGTACTGGGGCAATTAGTCACGACATCAACGAGTGGGACGAAGCGGGGAAGCCGAGGCTACTTTGGGACGAGGCCCCTGTGCGGGAGAAGGCGCCGTGGTTTCCCAATTCGTATGAAGCAATTGTTGTCACCGAAAAATTGATCGTACAAACGTGGGGGTGTATCAGCGGATCGCTTGATGCTGTCCACCCGGAAGCTACGCAGACCTATGCGATCAAGAACCTCGGGAGAGTCTCAAAACTTGCGGGACCAGGCACCATTCGGAGCGATGGCACTACTGCCGCCCACCACAATATTGCAATCTCATTCACGGATGGAAGCTCAGTTGAGCTCCCCGTCGGTCACGAAGCGCTGACTGCCTCCGGGATAGAGAAGATGACAGGTCTCGTCGCATCCTTCTATCAAAAATTGAGCGACTAGGTCGCCCTCATGGCAATGGCGCCAATAGCTGAGGGCGAGAGGTGGGCATACCGTAAGGGCCGTCTTCCATTCGAGAAAATAACTGTGCTAAAGGTCGTTTCGCAGAGTGGGCATCGTAAAGTGCGGGTTCAGTTTGAGGACGGGCCGAGCGCGGGCGAAGTTGAATGGGTAGGGCGTCAATATCTGAAAGCGCCGTGGGATCAAAGAGCGGCGTTCGTTGAGCGTGAGCAGCGGTGGGATCGAGCGAAGAGTTGCGCATGGAATGAACCAGCCAGCGTTCGAGAAGCTGCAGCACTTGTAATCACGGAAACCATGGATGGGGCCCTGGCTTACGACCGTTCACACGGGATCCTGCGAACGAGCAATCTCCAAGCCCTTGGAGAATTCGCTCAGGTCGCGCCATCTGTATTGCTCGCCAGTGGCGGGTTCGAGGAAGCGGAATATACCTACCTGCCGTGGCCGGCCATGCAAACAATTGCGGTTGCCAAGTGCAGGAGTAGTCCTGCAGTCGTACTAGACATGGTTGAACGTGACGCAAATGCATGGGGCGAAATGGCAGCGGGGTTCGGATACTACAGGCCATTCGGTAACCGCCAAACCATAGACCTTGAACAACCATTCCCCGAATATGAGACGCAAAAACTTGCATGGGACGTGGTCCGAAACTGGTGCGGCGAAACTGCGCTAGATCAGTGGTCAGAGTTGGCCCGCGTGAGAGGTGACAATGCTCGCCTCATGGAGATCTTGGAAAGAGCCTTGGCCCAACTTGAGAATACAGACAAGAAATACCATGCAGCGCGATTGCGAGGCGAAGTCAGGCGAACGGTCGGGAGGACGTCGTAGAGGTTCACGGGCCGGTAAGTCCCCCTGCGGTCCCTGTTCTGAAAGCTGGCAAGCGCTGCGGCGATCTGACTGCCGTCATAGGCTTGCCTTCGACCAAAAGCTTTGATTTGCGCTAGTACCTCGTGTTAAGCGGCATTGAAGCGATAGAGGCGGCCTTTAGACGTCGTATCCTGGGTCGTAGCGTGTTAGTGGAGAGATGCGCTCATGGCGGTGGATGTCTATCTGGGATGCTGGCCCGCTTCACGGCTCGCCGTTGCTGTGCGGGTCGTCCTAGTTTAAGCGCCCGGTTGGGCTACTTGCCTGTGTGTCCGAGTGTTTTGGGTGCCGCCATTGCTTGAAAATCCCCCAAATACTTACTAGGCAGGTTTGTTGTCTTTTAGGGGTTCTTGAGGACTCTGTCAGGGTTGAAACTCCCTGAAAACTCCCTGGCTATTGGTGGCTGTGCCATCCGGGTAACGCGGCGTCGAGGGCCGCCATGCGCCAGGTGGGGAGTGTTCGATGGGCCCGGTGTTGGGTTTGGGTGTGGAGCCACACTCCGAGGGTGTGTTCGTGGTCGCTGGCGAACCGCTTGTAGCGGGGATCATGGCCGGTGTTGTTGACGAAGGTGACCAGCTCGGCGAGGCGTGTACGCCAAAGGCCGTCAAGGGCTTCCTGCCGGGCGATCGCTGCAGTGTTGGGTATCCAATCGCCCAAGAGATCAAGCGCCGCCTCCATGCCCTGTTTTAGGGTGCCGGCCTCGTGGCCGCGGCGCTGGGTCTGAATCCATTTGTGGACCTTTTTCGCATTCCCGCAGTCCGAGGCATCGGGCAGTCGACCGTGGGCGGCCTTGAAAGTCAGTGCATCGGCGAGGTGCTGAACCCAAGTTTGGGCTGGCCCGTCGTAGGTGGTGCGGGTGGCAGCAGCTGCGTCGTGCCGGGCTCGTGTCCCAGGCTCGAGCCGTTCCCGTATCTGGAAGTGCCGCCAGACTGTATTGCGCTGGGCATGGCAGTGGGCGGATATCTCCGGGATGTTGAGGCCCGCGGCAAACATCAGATCCCATTCCGGGTGCCTGGACACTTCCCAACCGACCATGGCCGAAAGGCTACCCGTTGACGATACAGAGATTCAAGACTAGACATCGCAATGACTATGGGTGCTGAGTAGTTGGGGTTGGAACGCGGGTTATCCACAGGGGCCAAGTGGTGAGCCTAGTACGCGTCTTGCTATCGAACTCTCGATTAGACTACGTATATGCTCCCGCCTCCTATCCCGTCTCGATGCTCGGCCGCTTCAGAGGTCAAGTTTCATTGGTTCGACGGGGTGAGCCAAAATGGCAAAGATCCAGTCGAGGTTGCGGTTGACATATGCATGGCGGCCGTATCCAAAGGCAATCGTCTGTGGAATCCGTTTGCAAAGGCAATGGTGCAGGCCGAATTTCGGCGCCGGATCATTCTTGCGACACAGGGGCTTCTCAAGCCCGTGGAAGAGGTCAAGGACGTAGGGGATAGCCCGCTTAGCGAGCCATTGTATGAAATTCGTTGGCAGGACATTGCCGTCACGGACGCTGCCACCGATACCGAACTGCAGACCTATCATGAGGTTTTGGTGCGGTTGTATCATTCTGAACCAGCTGCGGAGCCGGGGTACTTCATTGGACACCATGCGCATGAAAAGATCATCGATGGACGCGAAACTTGGGAACTTCAGTCCGAAGAGATCCATGTAGCTGCTGGGTACTACCGAATGGGCGAAAACAGCAATTGGGGCATTGTACACGATTGCAGCAACTCGTAAGCGTCTATAGAGTTTGATCTATGAACGAAGACTTCTCTATGCTTGAAGCTCGAGCAGCAGCTTTGGTTGCAAGTCACGAACAACTCATGCGAGAACTCATTGAAATGCGTCACCATCATGGTTTGACTCAAGAACTGGTCGCTGAGCGAATGGGCGTAAGCCAACCCACCGTGGCCGCATTTGAACGATACGACAGTAATCCGACGCTGTCATCTATTCGCCGCTACGCTCTGGCTGTTCATGCACGGGTTCAAAATACGATTTCCGATGACTGCCTTGAGGATGACCATCAGTTTGCCGCTATCGTCAAGCTATCGTACGCAAACCGAACTTCAACTCCAGTGTTTATGCCGCGTAGGATAGATCTTCGGGTTGATTCCTGGGCTTCACCGAAAGTAATGATCAAAGCAAATGGCTAGCGACAGTGACGTTGTAGCCCTTTTGGATGAAGTAAAGTTACTCGGTATATCGTATTTCGAGCTTTCGGCTTCCCGTTCGGAAGGCGCTCCCGAATCGGACGGCGAAAGGCCGGGCGATGGTGAAGAACTTGATATTGAGCCACAGTTCACGCTTGGATTTGCCAAAGCGAACACGGCTGAGCGATTCCAAATTAGGGTCAAGACTGAAATCCAGATGCCCATTGGGGCGATCGTTGTCGATATTGCGTCTGAGTATGAGCTTCAGGATAGTCAGGTGGCTGACGTAACAGATGACTTACTTGTGGCTTTTGTCAACAAAGTTGCGATGATGACACTCATTCCATACATTCGACAGTCCGTGTCAGATTTGACAGCAAGAGTGTTTGAGGTCCCGCTCGTGATGCCTATGTATCGTCAAGGCGAGCTTACTTTTCCTCCTCCGGATGCGGAAGCAAATACTTAGAAACATCGCTGTGCCCCGTCCATACCCATGGGCGGGGCTTTGTGCTGCCCGGGCTGCGTATCCTTGAGCCAAGCAGATTTTCGGGACGTTGGAAACCATTGACACTGGCACCATCGAGACCACGTTATTGGAGTGCCAGGACTATTACGTGGGCGTCGAGTAGCTGTGTGGGTCGTTGTCGGAGGGTGTGCGGTTTAGGTCGGTAAGTGGTGGGGTGGCAGGCCTTCATTCGATCCATGTTTTATAGCTCGCTTGCACCTCTCGCATAAGCGCGCTATAATTCTTACATGAGCAGAAAGGAGGTAAACATGTGGATGACATAGTGGTTCTAGCCACTGCGGTAGTCACCCTAGCAACCGCGATCATCACCTTGATCGACAAGCTACCCACCAAGGGAAAAGGTAAACACCGGAAGTGAGAAAGG
Proteins encoded in this window:
- a CDS encoding arylsulfatase, with product MGRANVILICADEWRGDCLGAEGHPHVQTPHLDELAGKGARFRHAYSATPTCVPARVALFTGQSQERHGRVGYQEGVPFDVAHPVTLQGEFRKAGYQTQAIGKMHVYPERSRVGFDDVVLHDGFLHAARAEHKLNFKYFDDYVPWLRRQPGVSPDEEYFDHGAGCNSTVARPWDKAERLHPTSWTGSQAVEWLFRRDPTVPFFLYLSFHRPHPPYDPPAWAMEMYLDLPAFKRRLGDWEHHYESVRTNGNHQLAFGTLSEAVTHRARAGYYGLMTHIDLQLMRLFEALNEFGLARDTIVAFTSDHGEMLGDHDFYRKAVGYEGSARVPFIVAPAPSDADAVRGAVVDEVVELRDLMPTLLELAGVPIPESCDGRSLVPFLRPTPAPAPAEAAPAVPWRKWLHGEHVYFGQSLQWVTDGHVKYLWASEWGTEELFDLDADPGEMHNLAPLPEYAELLALWKGRLVRDLAGREEGFERDGELVTGAPVTGILAHTRALLDAQGLP
- a CDS encoding amino acid ABC transporter substrate-binding protein/permease, with amino-acid sequence MILNTYRLATRRGRAALGAALTVMALFLGMASATAVVPASQSAAPAVAPVVAPAAGVQGKTFTIGTDTTFAPFEFHNGSGDLVGIDMDLIRAIAKEQGFSVNIKSLGFDAALQALQSNQVDGVIAGMSITDKRKLVFDFSDPYFTSGIQMAVAKGNDSIKSYADLKGKTVAVKRGSEGETFANSIKAKYDFTVKALDQSATMYDDVKAGNSVAVFDDYPVLAYGISQNNGLKIVTPKEQGSSYGFAVNKGQNADLLAAFNTGLAHLKADGQYQAILDKYLAAPEAAANTSFWSLLTNSFPALMKGLGLTLLATALSLVIALVLGVLFGFFKVGENKILRAVATIYVAIFRGTPLLVQAFFFYFGLPQLTGVPLPVLTAGVLTLSLNAGAYMTEIVRGGIQSVDPGQLEASRSLGLSYATSMRRVVVPQAIKIMTPSFINQFVITLKDTSLLAVIGFAELTYQGQQIYASNFRTGETLLIVAAIYFVVITLLTQLSNVLDRKFNK
- a CDS encoding amino acid ABC transporter ATP-binding protein — translated: MSQPNPKISVKGLKKSFGSNEVLKGLDVDIAEGEVVCVIGPSGSGKSTFLRCLNKLEDITGGTVVVNGFDLTEPKVDLNAVRQNIGMVFQHFNLFPHMTVIQNIMLAPVELKKSDKAGARAKALELLKRVGLEEKADARPASLSGGQKQRVAIARALAMNPGIMLFDEATSALDPEMVGEVLQVIKDLAKEGMTMVVVTHEMGFAREVSDRVIFMADGFICEEGTPEAIFSNAQQPRLQDFLAKVL
- a CDS encoding glutaminase translates to MDMQATLEEIVKAVAPLKGQGTVASYIPSLGGVPPEKFGICVAMADGPVYGAGDWHEPFSIQSISKVFSLALVMARDYDSIWKRVFREPSGTPFNSLVQLEADKGIPRNPFINAGAIVVTDRLLTLTGDAAGSIRGLLRQEAGNPTIDIDATVAASEARHGHRNAAMAHLLASFGNLENPVDDVLANYFDQCALAMCCEDLALSARFLARQGVSTGGSPFLSPNQSKRVNAVMLTCGTYDAAGEFAYRVGLPGKSGVGGGIVAIVPGRCSIAVWGPELDANGNSVVGTAALDEFTTRTGWSVF
- a CDS encoding GNAT family N-acetyltransferase; the protein is MTTTAGSVTLQPLKASDGVHRERLLAGIAALELAPGQDAFVGDPVGMVDASLADPSRHPFAIVAGTPDEVVGMGVLHVDAATDTGWPDRDSAVLLRGFLIDHRHQGRGYGREATAAAVGLAEELARELALPAAGVVLGVNERNLAGYAAYTKAGFAPRGTFHGGRSGPQHIMFRPFVNKH
- a CDS encoding transcriptional regulator, translating into MNTVVGSMDGKGPAEALYAVAEARKDLARTESEMVARARAAGLSWEAIALCLGVSKQAVHRKFGKR
- a CDS encoding helicase associated domain-containing protein, with product MVGWEVSRHPEWDLMFAAGLNIPEISAHCHAQRNTVWRHFQIRERLEPGTRARHDAAAATRTTYDGPAQTWVQHLADALTFKAAHGRLPDASDCGNAKKVHKWIQTQRRGHEAGTLKQGMEAALDLLGDWIPNTAAIARQEALDGLWRTRLAELVTFVNNTGHDPRYKRFASDHEHTLGVWLHTQTQHRAHRTLPTWRMAALDAALPGWHSHQ
- a CDS encoding helix-turn-helix domain-containing protein; the protein is MNEDFSMLEARAAALVASHEQLMRELIEMRHHHGLTQELVAERMGVSQPTVAAFERYDSNPTLSSIRRYALAVHARVQNTISDDCLEDDHQFAAIVKLSYANRTSTPVFMPRRIDLRVDSWASPKVMIKANG